The following proteins are encoded in a genomic region of Debaryomyces hansenii CBS767 chromosome G complete sequence:
- a CDS encoding DEHA2G12342p (similar to uniprot|P28817 Saccharomyces cerevisiae YDR036c EHD3): protein MLKANLKKVISNNKFNTQLTKMTSNYSTGSNIIGYAEDDVLFSNKNMARLVTLNRPKKLNSLNTSMVSKIMPRLLEYSKSSVNNVIILNSTLAKGLCAGGDVTECAKQIKAGNAAYASDFFQREYNLNYLISTYPKPYVALMDGITMGGGVGLSVHAPFRVSTERTKLAMPETDIGLFPDVGTTFFLPRLDDKIGYYLALTGQVLSGLDCYMLGFATHYVPSDRIDSLVNRLSNLQPPSVNDNKPEDNHASILNNNKEYYAQVNQAIEEFTENKLPEDYKYPFTTEQLKLIKNAFSQPSIEEVLSYLEKDGSEFAQKTYKTLLLKSPTSLKVAFELLNRGAENSIRQQFELEMITATNLVNIKPEENDFVKGVSHKLIDKIKEPAYPEWNSNKQPSGISSEFVQKALSKSIHSTKLNEPLIEKLFGINYKSYPYNMGLPNGNQVKSYITGNDGSGRSYLPTPTEVTKYFKQSTSNKLGVELKVQSILDHHGEASKYDNKYVSWIE from the coding sequence atgTTGAAAgctaatttgaaaaaggtaatttcaaataataaatttaatactCAATTAACTAAGATGACATCTAACTATTCAACTGGTTCCAATATTATTGGATATGCGGAGGATGATGTTTTATTTTCGAACAAAAACATGGCCAGACTTGTGACGTTGAACAGACctaaaaaattgaattcattgaaCACTTCGATGGTAAGCAAGATTATGCCTAgattattggaatattcGAAGTCGAGTGTGAACAATGTGATTATTTTGAACTCGACGTTGGCGAAAGGCTTGTGTGCTGGGGGAGATGTGACAGAATGTGCCAAACAGATCAAGGCGGGCAATGCAGCGTATGCGTCTGATTTCTTCCAACGGGAATACAATTTGAATTACTTGATATCGACGTATCCTAAGCCGTATGTGGCGTTGATGGACGGAATTACGATGGGGGGAGGAGTAGGATTGTCAGTTCACGCACCTTTCCGAGTTTCCACCGAGAGGACTAAGTTGGCGATGCCAGAGACCGATATTGGGTTGTTCCCGGATGTGGGGACTACTTTTTTCTTGCCAAGATTGGATGATAAAATTGGTTACTATCTTGCGTTGACCGGACAGGTGTTGAGTGGTTTAGACTGCTATATGTTGGGTTTTGCTACTCATTACGTTCCATCTGACAGAATTGATTCATTAGTCAACAGATTGTCCAACTTGCAACCTCCAAGCGTGAATGACAACAAGCCTGAAGACAACCACGCATCCATATTGAATAACAACAAGGAATATTACGCGCAAGTGAACCAGgctattgaagaatttacCGAAAACAAGTTGCCAGAAGACTATAAATACCCATTTACCACTgaacaattaaaattaatcaagaATGCATTTTCTCAACCTTCAATTGAAGAGGTATTGAGTTACTTGGAAAAAGATGGTTCCGAATTTGCTCAAAAGACTTATAAgactttattattgaaatcgCCAACCTCCTTAAAAGTCGCCTTTGAGTTATTGAACCGTGGTGCCGAAAACTCTATTCGCcaacaatttgaattgGAAATGATTACTGCTACCAATTTGGTCAATATTAAGcctgaagaaaatgattttgtCAAGGGTGTTTCTCACAAGTTGATCGACAAGATTAAGGAACCAGCATACCCGGAATGGAATCTGAATAAACAACCAAGTGGTATTTCTTCTGAATTTGTTCAGAAGGCGCTCAGCAAATCAATTCATTCTACTAAATTGAACGAACCattaattgaaaagttaTTCGGTATTAACTATAAATCTTATCCTTATAACATGGGTTTGCCAAATGGTAACCAAGTTAAAAGTTACATAACTGGTAATGATGGATCTGGTAGATCGTACTTACCAACTCCAACTGAAGTAACAAAGTACTTCAAGCAATCCACAAGTAATAAGTTAGGAGTCGAATTGAAAGTTCAATCCATTTTAGATCATCATGGTGAAGCGTCAAAATATGATAACAAATACGTCTCTTGGATAGAATAA
- a CDS encoding DEHA2G12364p (weakly similar to uniprot|Q02887 Saccharomyces cerevisiae YPL100w ATG21 phosphatidylinositol 3 5-bisphosphate-binding protein required for maturation of pro-aminopeptidase I), translating into MVIINNLTFNQDYSCVSVSTTKYHKIFNCDPFGEFYSSYQGSSGTKGDKPNDNDKEIIIDKGNGNEYNKIGEDSPTSYLKMLFSTSLTIIIPQNESVGNRLLKIYNLKQNMKICELTFPSHIIDVKLNRKRLCVILESGQIYIYDLSCVRLIKVLEISSFSSKDSEEETHQKLFVGDLGAEDKSLLVLPISNITDQTDLFNTENGVNVTRASDSNILTSLKPLIEFTENKIDKDIITLEDLQKDSNGWVLIYDTIKLKPRLIYKAHDSSLAKITISNDNKKIATASSKGTIIRVCHLESSDDEDVSKPFNISQIINLRRGHNIAKVNCLSFSLDNSILGCGSESNTIHFFRLSKQPHESFEYEEDPANESDPDDEDRSSEDLNQNLANLLISKTPDASAPDQKDSAKSSYFGVLKKKVEGSSRFMNNPYTQTIVRNLPYKNYFENLIWEPPRRAFAYVKLPEYTPPQLFNLHQSKNKVAIGFANTNNNGHLIMLASYQTGQFYHYQLPKPSDQPEPSDSRHECNLIAQYSLL; encoded by the coding sequence ATGGTAATCATTAATAACTTAACATTCAATCAGGATTACTCGTGTGTTTCGGTATCCACCACGAAGTATCAcaagatattcaattgtgATCCATTTGGAGAATTCTATTCTTCTTATCAAGGTTCATCGGGTACAAAAGGCGATAAGCcaaatgataatgacaaagaaattattattgacaaAGGCAATGGTAATGAATACAATAAGATAGGAGAAGATTCTCCGACGCtgtatttgaaaatgttgtTTTCAACTTCACTTACTATTATCATTCCCCAGAATGAATCTGTGGGGAACAGGctattaaaaatatataatttgaagCAAAATATGAAGATATGTGAATTGACCTTCCCGTCGCATATAATAGATGTTAAATTGAATAGGAAGCGTCTCTGTGTTATATTAGAGAGTGGACAGATATACATCTATGATTTGAGCTGTGTGAGGTTAATTAAAGTCTTGGAAATCAGTTCGTTTTCCTCTAAGGACAGTGAGGAGGAAACCCACCAGAAGCTATTCGTTGGAGACCTCGGGGCAGAGGACAAGTCATTGCTTGTGTtaccaatttcaaatataacGGATCAAACGGACTTATTCAATACCGAAAATGGTGTAAATGTGACGAGGGCTAGCgattcaaatattcttACGTCTCTCAAGCCACTCATTGAATTTACAGAGAACAAGATTGATAAAGACATCATTACTCTAGAAGACTTACAGAAGGACTCGAATGGGTGGGTATTGATATATGATACCATTAAGCTCAAGCCCAGGTTGATCTACAAGGCCCACGATTCATCTCTCGCCAAAATCACAATTTCCAACGATAACAAGAAGATAGCCACCGCATCTTCAAAAGGGACCATTATAAGAGTCTGTCACTTAGAGTCATCGGATGACGAGGACGTATCTAAGCCGTTCAATATTTCGCAGATAATTAACTTGAGACGGGGCCACAACATAGCCAAGGTCAATTGCTTGAGTTTCAGTCTCGACAACCTGATATTGGGATGCGGATCCGAGTCCAACACAATTCATTTCTTCAGGCTCCTGAAGCAACCGCATGAAAGCTTCGAGTATGAAGAGGACCCCGCTAACGAGAGCGACCCCGACGACGAAGACAGGTCGTCGGAGGACCTCAACCAGAACTTGGCCAACTTGCTCATCTCCAAGACCCCCGACGCATCGGCCCCCGACCAAAAAGACCTGGCCAAGTCGTCGTATTTCGGTGTCCTAAAGAAAAAGGTCGAGGGCTCGTCCAGGTTCATGAACAACCCCTACACCCAGACTATCGTCAGGAACTTACCCTACAAAAACTACTTCGAAAACCTCATCTGGGAGCCCCCCAGAAGGGCCTTCGCCTACGTCAAGCTACCAGAATACACCCCTCCCCAATTGTTCAATCTCCACCAGTCCAAAAACAAAGTGGCCATTGGTTTTGCTAATACTAACAACAATGGCCACTTGATAATGCTTGCATCTTATCAAACGGGCCAATTCTACCATTACCAGCTCCCAAAGCCCTCTGATCAGCCGGAGCCATCCGACCTGCGTCATGAATGCAACCTAATCGCTCAGTACAGCCTATTGTGA
- a CDS encoding DEHA2G12386p (similar to uniprot|P21825 Saccharomyces cerevisiae YPL094c SEC62 essential subunit of Sec63 complex) has product MAEVPITTSNQRSQVAINIANYLKDNKILKQRTGLLNNSEDVEFFRYKRLARALLSDDYKTKQANHKNGLIPIADEQEAAKVFITLIQSQFVIPVEKLHYNEIKQANKSWKPNKTKPTLKQSTKANIEPNAYFVWTYNKPNPFILLYSILLLVGIFTIILFPLWPNFMKIGVWYLSMGLLGLLGLFFLIAIIRLIIYIITLLVLPRAFWLYPNLFEDCGVLESFQPLYGWDEPKKSKKGKSSKSASKPETESSGAATGVKPAENAPTKRKVVLEEVDE; this is encoded by the coding sequence atggCGGAAGTTCCAATCACCACTTCGAATCAAAGGTCTCAAGTGGCTATAAATATAGCTAATTATTTGAAggataataaaattttgaagcAAAGAACAGGTTTGTTGAATAACTCTGAAGATGtggaatttttcagataTAAGAGATTAGCCAGAGCGTTATTAAGTGACGACTATAAGACTAAACAAGCAAATCATAAGAATGGATTGATTCCAATTGCTGACGAACAAGAAGCTGCAAAAGTGTTTATTACATTAATTCAAAGTCAATTTGTTATTCCAGTAGAAAAGTTACattataatgaaattaagcAAGCAAATAAGAGCTGGAAGCCAAATAAGACCAAGCCAACATTAAAACAATCGACCAAGGCCAATATAGAGCCAAATGCGTATTTTGTTTGGACCTATAATAAGCCAAACCCATTCATTTTACTATACAGTATTTTATTGCTTGTGGGTATATTTACTATTATTTTATTCCCATTATGGCCTAACTTTATGAAGATTGGCGTATGGTACTTGTCTATGGGATTACTAGGCTTGTTAGgtttattttttttgattGCCATCATTAGATTGATCATTTACATAATTACATTGCTTGTCTTGCCAAGAGCATTTTGGTTGTATCCTAATTTATTCGAAGATTGCGGTGTTCTCGAAAGTTTCCAACCATTGTACGGATGGGACGAACCAAAAAAATCCAAGAAGGGCAAGTCTAGTAAGTCGGCATCAAAGCCTGAGACAGAAAGCTCTGGAGCTGCTACTGGTGTCAAGCCAGCAGAAAACGCCCCAACTAAACGTAAAGTTGTattagaagaagttgaCGAGTAG
- a CDS encoding DEHA2G12408p (similar to CA5068|IPF3592 Candida albicans IPF3592), which yields MFKHNNLNIALFDIKLHSPHKDLILVKGNESECDPIPFEGSVKLSVPHDMNVKKIKLNLTGEFNVEFFERMPSGMISDQVYDKLCVLKVEWGNLLTNEEGEIKFGNYGDKFVKMHKLHDAIKKTHPKSHGGHRSTSSASFTDVQEADGSGSNSLERPTYFRTKSQPSLNKINSSGSLVKLPKSGVDGTPFKQYKTTSNNDYLLPQGNYRLPFKCYLPANTPETIEGLKCCSLLYKLECIIERGRFEKSIHTAKHIRIQRTLHPDNMNLSDSIDIDNNWPNKAQYSVGLKRKGIAIGSTITVKLMVIPIAKGLKLKGMSGVIVQRSHTAHSHGVSGDFEELIGKQTMSIPDSNSLSADRWDVKSTFKVPSSLKELTQTCDLKNNIIQVKHRLRIAVQLKNQDGHVSELRANLPVCIYLSPNTGYPVGRKYEISTQGYLTAHDEKQDILFKKVRNDSAVNSTPHSPEVLSADNDDDDEIDSNELDITDNAPPMYQQHVFDKIFDISSPQSPLEQLRMQSNNSTPLNSLPGSMVNITSYFDIPKEIESRVSSPMKSPTFDVMSLSKVPSYTQAIDDYDDDQNELAPTYDDDNKITPFSTTSIPIPINNNSIHSRKTSSPMTSKSFLSLNLPKSRRVSPSHSLSASPQPHTPTPGSPNSTMQHTPIKSPHSMKLNTKFLHKKKK from the coding sequence ATGTTTAAGCATAATAATCTAAATATTGCACTATTTGATATCAAATTACATTCACCACATAAAGATTTGATATTGGTTAAAGGCAATGAAAGTGAATGTGATCCAATACCTTTTGAAGGTAGCGTCAAGTTATCAGTGCCACATGACATGAATGTTAAAAAGATAAAGCTAAATCTTACGGGGGAGTTTAACGTGGAGTTTTTTGAGAGGATGCCAAGCGGAATGATATCAGATCAAGTTTATGATAAGCTATGCGTATTGAAGGTTGAATGGGGCAACTTGTTGACTAACGAAGAAGGagaaatcaaatttggTAATTATGGCGATAAATTTGTCAAGATGCATAAACTTCACGATGCCATAAAGAAAACTCATCCTAAGAGTCATGGAGGCCATAGACTGACGCTGTCTGCATCGTTCACCGATGTTCAGGAAGCCGATGGTAGTGGTTCCAACTCGCTTGAAAGACCGACATATTTCAGAACTAAGTCTCAGCCTTCATTAAACAAAATTAACCTGTCAGGCTCGTTGGTAAAATTGCCCAAAAGTGGTGTTGATGGAACCCCTTTCAAGCAGTACAAGACGACGTCTAACAATGACTACTTATTGCCACAAGGTAACTATCGGTTACCATTCAAATGCTACTTACCAGCTAACACGCCCGAGACTATAGAGGGTTTAAAATGCTGTAGTCTCTTGTATAAGTTAGAGtgtattattgaaagaggCCGTTTCGAAAAATCGATCCATACTGCCAAACATATTAGAATCCAGAGAACATTGCATCCAGATAATATGAACTTGTCAGATAGTATCGATATTGATAACAATTGGCCTAATAAGGCTCAATATAGTGTTGGTCTCAAAAGAAAAGGTATTGCAATTGGATCGACCATTACTGTCAAATTAATGGTTATTCCTATTGCGAAAGGACTAAAATTGAAAGGTATGAGTGGCGTTATTGTCCAACGTTCTCATACTGCTCATTCCCATGGTGTATCTGGAGACTTTGAAGAACTTATAGGTAAGCAAACGATGTCAATACCggattcaaattcattgtCGGCCGATAGATGGGATGTCAAATCGACTTTCAAAGTTCCGTCGTCCTTAAAAGAGCTTACGCAAACCTGtgatttaaagaataaCATTATCCAGGTTAAACATAGATTAAGAATAGCAgttcaattgaagaacCAAGATGGGCATGTCAGCGAACTAAGAGCAAATTTACCGGTCTGTATTTATCTAAGTCCTAACACTGGTTATCCAGTGGGTAGAAAATACGAAATTTCGACACAGGGATATCTTACTGCACACGACGAGAAGCAGGATATTTTGTTCAAAAAGGTAAGGAACGACTCTGCTGTCAATTCGACTCCACATAGTCCCGAAGTATTATCTGCTGACaacgacgacgacgatgaAATCGACAGTAACGAATTGGATATAACGGATAATGCGCCTCCGATGTATCAACAACATGTGTTTGATAagatttttgatatttcatCGCCTCAAAGTCCGCTTGAACAGTTGAGAATGCAAAGCAATAATTCTACACCATTGAACTCCTTGCCCGGTTCAATGGTGAATATCACCAGTTATTTCGATATTCCGAAGGAAATAGAAAGCAGAGTATCATCGCCAATGAAGTCGCCTACTTTTGATGTTATGTCTTTATCAAAAGTACCTTCGTATACTCAAGCaattgatgattatgacgatgatcaaaatgaattggCACCTACATACGATGATGATAACAAGATCACGCCATTTTCTACAAcatcaattccaattccGATTAATAACAACTCAATACATAGTAGAAAGACGAGCTCTCCGATGACGAGtaaatcatttttatctttgAATTTGCCAAAATCTCGTCGTGTTTCCCCATCTCATTCGCTTTCTGCCTCACCTCAACCCCATACACCTACACCAGGCTCACCTAATTCAACTATGCAACACACTCCAATTAAGTCCCCCCATAGTATGAAGCTAAACACCAAATTCTTGcataaaaagaagaaatag
- a CDS encoding DEHA2G12430p (similar to uniprot|Q02891 Saccharomyces cerevisiae YPL095c) produces MVFPWGFRSNVKIHQSNSDKSIDLPLRNGEKTIKYADFIKDELPIIDEKEKLWLNPLLFNGLLQTLYYSSANLSHKFQVYYGREIFTYEDGGVCSIDHVIPQPENTEEFKALHDKTLPEGWPKLHPRSRYFSNEELEQVNSPSEGSQSTKPICVVLHGLAGGSHEPLIRNLAEYLSTGKNENKWDTLVINSRGCCRTKITNGKLFTALSTGDIHEVLVELKKRNPNRPIYTVGFSFGAAILANYLAEIKDDTMITAACLVGCPWDLIDSAYHIEKSWSGSYLFNPALTSFLNKLVKNNFTELNHHNPELFNEENLKRGMKQTKTWQFDSVYTCHTIGYSNPFEYYRDASPVNRISKIHTPTLILNSTDDPAVGVRLPWMEVENNPHLCMVETDLGGHLGYVQSSGKFWCVQLVEEFFAKFDELIAS; encoded by the coding sequence ATGGTTTTTCCTTGGGGCTTTAGAAGTAATGTTAAAATACATCAATCTAACAGTGATAAATCTATCGATTTGCCTTTAAGGAATGGTGAAAAAACAATCAAATACGCagattttatcaaagaCGAATTGCCAATTATCGAtgagaaagaaaaattatggtTGAACCCACTTTTATTTAATGGATTATTACAAACATTATACTATTCGTCCGCTAACTTATCTCATAAGTTCCAAGTATATTATGGTAGGGAGATTTTCACATATGAAGATGGAGGTGTTTGTTCCATTGATCATGTAATCCCGCAACCAGAAAATactgaagaattcaagGCACTTCACGATAAGACCTTACCAGAGGGATGGCCAAAATTGCATCCTAGATCTAGATATTTTTccaatgaagaattagaacAGGTTAATAGCCCTAGTGAAGGTTCACAATCTACGAAACCAATTTGTGTTGTCTTGCATGGTTTAGCAGGTGGTTCTCACGAACCATTGATTCGTAACTTAGCAGAATACTTGAGTACTGGcaagaatgaaaataaatggGATACTTTAGTTATTAATTCTAGAGGATGTTGTCGTACTAAAATCACCAACGGAAAATTGTTTACTGCATTATCAACCGGTGATATTCACGAAGTTTTGgttgaattaaagaaaagaaatccTAATAGACCTATTTACACCGTCGGGTTTTCATTTGGAGCTGCTATTTTGGCCAATTACTTAGCTGAAATAAAGGATGATACCATGATAACCGCTGCCTGTTTGGTCGGTTGTCCATGGGATTTGATCGACAGTGCCTACCacattgaaaaatcatGGTCCGGTAGCTATCTTTTTAATCCTGCTTTAACCTCGTTTTTGAATAAGTTGGTGAAGAATAACTTTACTGAGTTAAACCACCATAATCCggaattattcaatgaagaGAACTTAAAGAGAGGTATGAAGCAAACTAAGACCTGGCAATTTGACTCTGTGTACACCTGTCACACTATTGGATACAGCAATccttttgaatattatagaGACGCTTCTCCAGTTAATAGAATCCTGAAGATTCACACACCTACATTAATCTTGAACTCTACGGATGACCCGGCCGTTGGTGTAAGATTACCATGGATGgaagttgaaaataacCCTCACCTTTGTATGGTGGAAACTGATTTAGGTGGACATTTAGGTTATGTTCAATCTTCTGGAAAATTCTGGTGTGTCCAAttagttgaagaattctttGCTAagtttgatgaattaatcGCCTCCTAG
- a CDS encoding DEHA2G12452p (similar to uniprot|P31688 Saccharomyces cerevisiae YDR074w TPS2 trehalose-6-phosphate phosphatase), which yields MTNALNEIENMSAFPSDGKTVSPKDYANNDKLKLSGRIINVMTSLPTQIVKKTNKSGNDNWDVEPVRGNSALYSSQFFLAQQTDWESHLVGWTGELINKSSNSKSIINENITDDPLYLNKEDKTSLEGKIRDANKSAHIHPVWLLRRDQERWRNYAENVLWPVFHYIQGEPSDGKDEASSWHDYVKFNEAYCQKIISIYKPGDVIWIHDYYLLLLPQLLRMEIPNAIIGLFMHAPFPSSEYFRCLSKRSHLLDGMLGADKIAFQSEAFQRHFSSCCTRLLGCEISKDKLMAYGSAISLETLPIGIDTKKIEYDAFSSDSGIEQKVRALGEIYADKKIIVGRDRLDTVRGVVQKLQAFEMFLQMYPEWRDKVVLIQVSSPGYSHSAKVEQKVTELVHHINSEYGDLNSTPILHYQKRINKDEYLALLRVADLALITSVRDGMNTTSLEFVLCQKENYSPLILSEFTGTASVLSEAILVNPWDSVGIAKTMNDCFYMSKDKKRALEERLYKQVTSNTIQNWTSNFITHLIDHVNNTHQTHYTPALNRPLLLNNYENSHRRLFLFDYDGTLTPIVKDPAAAIPSSRLNAVLDILSSDPKNQVWVISGRDQAFLDKWLGSKNIGLSAEHGCFLKDIGSTEWSNLSASFDMSWQTKVKEVFKEYTEKTPGSNTEQKKVALTWHYRRSDPELGKYQAEKCLKFLKETVATEYDVEVMPGKANIEVRPNFVNKGEIVKRLVLNPHGAKQIPHVVTNYNKDVPVDELPDFILCLGDDFTDEDMFKSLKDIEAEWSSKDHPTNQYGSHGVYPVAVGPASKQTIATSHLTEPSEVLETLGLLSGVVSLFESAGSVSLDDRGHLENSTSSNKSKSAIKEATKKEGSKSC from the coding sequence ATGACCAACGCtttgaatgaaattgaGAACATGTCAGCATTTCCATCCGATGGTAAAACGGTATCCCCAAAGGATTATGCCAATAATGATAAGCTAAAGTTGAGTGGTAGAATCATTAATGTCATGACGCTGTTACCTACGCAAATAGTTAAGAAGACTAATAAATCAGGGAACGATAATTGGGACGTAGAACCTGTGAGAGGAAATTCTGCCCTTTATTCGTCCCAATTTTTTTTGGCACAGCAGACAGACTGGGAAAGCCATTTAGTTGGATGGACCGgagaattaataaataagtcATCGAATTCTAAGagtattatcaatgaaaatataacGGATGATCCGTTATATTTAAACAAAGAGGATAAGACATCGTTGGAAGGAAAAATCAGGGACGCTAATAAGTCTGCCCATATACATCCAGTCTGGTTACTAAGGAGAGATCAAGAAAGGTGGAGGAATTATGCGGAAAACGTCTTATGGCCTGTTTTCCACTACATCCAAGGGGAACCTTCGGATGGTAAAGACGAAGCAAGTTCATGGCATGATTACgtcaaatttaatgaagCGTACTGCCAGAAGATCATATCGATTTACAAGCCAGGTGATGTTATATGGATACATGATTACTATTTGTTATTACTTCCACAGTTGTTAAGAATGGAGATTCCGAATGCTATAATTGGTTTGTTCATGCATGCTCCATTTCCATCCTCAGAATACTTTAGATGCCTTTCAAAAAGGTCACATTTATTAGATGGTATGTTGGGTGCCGATAAGATTGCATTTCAATCAGAGGCATTTCAAAGACATTTTTCGTCATGCTGCACGAGATTATTAGGATGTGAAATTTCTAAGGATAAACTTATGGCGTATGGTTCGGCTATATCTTTGGAAACATTGCCTATTGGTATTGATACCAAAAAGATTGAATATGATGCGTTTTCTTCTGACTCTGGTATTGAACAGAAAGTTCGTGCATTAGGGGAAATTTATGCCGATAAGAAGATCATTGTAGGTAGAGATCGTTTAGATACTGTCAGAGGTGTGGTACAAAAATTGCAAGCATTTGAAATGTTTTTGCAAATGTATCCTGAATGGAGAGATAAGGTTGTATTAATTCAAGTTTCAAGTCCTGGATATTCTCATTCAGCGAAGGTTGAGCAAAAGGTGACAGAGTTAGTTCATCATATCAATAGTGAATATGGTGATTTAAACTCTACACCAATTTTGCACTATCAGAAGAGGATCAACAAGGATGAATATTTAGCCTTATTAAGGGTTGCCGACTTGGCTCTTATCACATCAGTTAGAGACGGTATGAATACGACTTCCTTAGAATTCGTGTTATGccaaaaagaaaattattctCCATTGATTTTATCGGAATTTACAGGTACTGCCTCTGTCTTGAGTGAAGCCATTTTGGTAAACCCATGGGATTCAGTTGGAATTGCAAAAACGATGAACGATTGTTTCTATATGTCTAAAGATAAGAAGAGGGCATTAGAAGAAAGGTTGTATAAGCAAGTTACATCAAACACAATTCAGAATTGGACCTCAAATTTCATAACTCATTTAATTGATCATGTTAACAATACGCATCAAACGCATTATACCCCTGCTTTGAATAGACCCttgttattgaataattatgaGAATTCTCATAGAagattattcttatttgaCTATGATGGGACTTTAACACCAATTGTTAAAGATCCAGCAGCAGCTATTCCTTCATCCAGATTGAATGCTGTATTGgatattttatcatctGATCCTAAAAATCAAGTTTGGGTTATCTCTGGTAGAGATCAGGCGTTCTTAGATAAATGGTTAGGATCTAAGAATATTGGTCTATCAGCTGAACATGGTTGTTTCCTTAAAGACATTGGCTCTACAGAATGGTCTAATTTGTCTGCATCTTTCGACATGTCATGGCAGACTAAAGTTAAAGAAGTCTTCAAAGAATATACTGAGAAGACACCTGGTTCAAATACCGAACAGAAAAAGGTCGCATTAACTTGGCATTACCGTAGATCTGATCCAGAACTCGGTAAGTATCAAGCTGAGAAGTGTTTAAAGTTCTTGAAGGAAACAGTTGCTACTGAGTATGATGTTGAAGTTATGCCAGGCAAAGcaaatattgaagttaGACCAAATTTTGTCAACAAAGGTGAAATTGTTAAGAGATTAGTGCTAAATCCTCATGGTGCTAAGCAAATACCTCATGTGGTGACtaattataataaagatGTCCCAGTTGATGAATTACCGGACTTTATTTTATGTCTTGGGGACGATTTTACTGACGAAGATATGtttaaatctttgaagGATATTGAAGCAGAATGGAGCCTGAAGGATCACCCAACGAACCAATATGGATCTCATGGTGTTTATCCTGTTGCAGTAGGACCTGCCTCGAAGCAAACTATTGCTACATCACACTTAACAGAACCATCTGAAGTTTTAGAAACTTTGGGCTTATTGTCAGGCGtagtttcattatttgaaagtGCAGGGTCGGTTTCTTTAGACGATAGAGGACatcttgaaaatagtaCTTCGTCGAATAAATCGAAATCTGCTATCAAGGAAGCAACTAAGAAAGAAGGATCAAAATCTTGTTAA